In one window of Vibrio sp. DW001 DNA:
- a CDS encoding DUF2058 domain-containing protein produces MAKLSLQDQLLKAGLVNEKKLKKATKGSKKSRVQAREAKAAVEQNKESQRLRDIELNKQRDEQQFGRELKAQVKQLIEMNKIDQKHGDIKYNFTDGTLVKSLYVDHETRGQLVKGILSVARYEDNYAVIPSSVAYKIAERDAEAVIENKSSSEKELAEDDPYAEFVVPDDLMW; encoded by the coding sequence ATGGCAAAGTTAAGCTTGCAAGACCAGTTACTAAAGGCTGGCTTAGTAAACGAAAAGAAACTAAAAAAGGCCACAAAAGGCTCCAAAAAATCAAGAGTTCAGGCTCGTGAGGCCAAAGCTGCAGTAGAACAAAACAAAGAATCGCAAAGGCTACGAGATATCGAACTCAATAAGCAAAGAGATGAGCAGCAATTTGGCAGAGAGCTTAAGGCTCAAGTAAAACAACTCATTGAAATGAATAAAATCGATCAGAAGCATGGCGATATAAAATATAACTTTACCGACGGGACTCTAGTTAAATCTCTGTACGTGGATCACGAAACAAGAGGGCAATTAGTTAAGGGGATTCTTTCTGTCGCTAGGTATGAAGACAATTATGCTGTGATCCCTTCATCTGTTGCTTATAAAATCGCAGAAAGAGATGCTGAAGCTGTCATTGAAAACAAATCTTCTTCAGAAAAAGAGCTCGCCGAAGACGATCCTTATGCAGAATTTGTTGTACCAGATGATCTCATGTGGTGA